Proteins encoded by one window of Shewanella avicenniae:
- a CDS encoding AEC family transporter: MSKSKMGVGVIINQIFVLFVLMGLGYWLAKANILDKPTCDKLIWLLCYVVMPCLVFNAFQIPYSPEMWHNFMMVGGLAFGIHVLFIVMSKLLLNGRSLKQRGIAEQMQFTAVYSNCGFMGLPFVVALVGSNGAFYGSVYIAVNGIFVWTHGVMTHSGKLDRKSLIKVLLNPNTVVAIIGCLFFVFSISLPTALHDAVGHVGKMNTALALILVGAAMAPVKIGRIWFSSMAWLSVFVRNLLFPAVVLVCLLALEIKGDMLLVVLALSACPVAGMSVIFSQMTGKNTEFPISALTLSTIASLLTLPLMLSFAA; this comes from the coding sequence GTGTCGAAATCAAAGATGGGCGTTGGCGTAATTATTAATCAGATATTTGTGCTGTTTGTGCTGATGGGGCTGGGGTATTGGCTCGCCAAAGCTAACATTTTAGATAAGCCTACCTGCGACAAATTGATTTGGCTGCTGTGTTATGTGGTCATGCCTTGCCTTGTGTTTAACGCCTTTCAAATTCCTTACTCCCCCGAGATGTGGCACAACTTTATGATGGTGGGTGGGCTCGCATTTGGTATCCACGTGCTGTTTATCGTCATGAGTAAGTTACTGCTCAATGGCCGCAGCTTGAAACAACGTGGTATTGCCGAGCAGATGCAGTTTACTGCGGTTTATTCCAACTGTGGCTTTATGGGGTTGCCGTTTGTGGTGGCGCTGGTAGGCAGTAACGGCGCGTTTTACGGTTCAGTGTATATTGCAGTAAACGGCATTTTTGTCTGGACTCATGGGGTGATGACTCACTCTGGCAAGCTAGACCGTAAGTCGTTGATTAAAGTCCTCCTCAATCCGAATACGGTAGTGGCCATTATTGGCTGTTTGTTCTTTGTGTTTTCCATCAGCTTACCAACTGCCTTGCATGACGCCGTTGGTCATGTCGGCAAGATGAACACCGCCTTGGCGTTGATTTTGGTGGGGGCAGCGATGGCGCCGGTTAAAATTGGCCGCATCTGGTTTAGCAGCATGGCCTGGCTGAGTGTATTTGTGCGTAACCTGCTGTTCCCCGCGGTGGTGTTGGTGTGCTTGTTAGCGCTCGAAATCAAAGGCGATATGTTGCTGGTGGTGTTGGCGTTGAGCGCTTGCCCAGTGGCGGGAATGTCGGTAATTTTCTCGCAAATGACCGGCAAAAATACCGAATTTCCAATATCTGCGTTAACCCTATCAACCATCGCCAGCCTGCTCACCCTGCCGCTGATGCTAAGCTTTGCGGCGTAA
- a CDS encoding (R)-mandelonitrile lyase: MQNKLTSLLLTAGILASVSGLANAAEPATAQMLYKSGTQGQFKGPEKLFTGDVSVEMLFPANDTTAYSGAYVTFQPGARTAWHLHPAGQHMVITSGVALTGTRDGKIITAKAGDSVWCPPNLEHWHGATPDAPMTHLVITNSIDGKNVIWGDKVTDEQYLSKAK, from the coding sequence ATGCAGAATAAACTGACTTCACTGCTGTTAACTGCCGGTATTCTTGCCAGCGTTAGCGGTTTAGCCAACGCCGCCGAACCAGCAACAGCACAAATGCTGTATAAATCAGGCACCCAAGGGCAATTCAAAGGCCCAGAGAAATTATTCACTGGCGATGTTTCGGTTGAGATGCTGTTTCCCGCTAATGACACCACCGCCTATTCAGGTGCGTACGTGACCTTTCAACCCGGAGCGCGCACAGCATGGCACCTGCATCCTGCTGGTCAACATATGGTGATCACCTCAGGGGTTGCCTTAACCGGTACCCGTGATGGCAAAATTATTACCGCCAAAGCCGGTGATTCGGTTTGGTGCCCACCAAACCTTGAACATTGGCACGGCGCAACACCCGATGCCCCAATGACTCACCTTGTCATCACCAACAGCATCGACGGCAAAAACGTGATTTGGGGTGATAAAGTCACCGATGAGCAATACCTCAGCAAGGCAAAATAG
- a CDS encoding NAD(P)-dependent alcohol dehydrogenase: protein MCDGKDHDHNRRKVMKFTGAVGMGAMLAGPMNVFASQASGNIQSRGYAAFDESGKLKPWKFERRPVGDNDVLIDIKFASICHSDIHQEKGHWGQQKYPQVPGHEIVGVVAAVGKNVTKFKVGDRAGVGCMVGNHYHQHATDEEQYNPDTIFTYGYPDDRSPTGISQGGYSNNIVVEENFVMHVPKNISFEEAAPLMCAGITTYSPLMRADIKPGMKVAIAGIGGLGHMAIKFAVSKGAEVYAFTTSPSKVKDILAFGAKEAVVVDDLSKLGAYNGQMDYLLSTIPYDFNVAAYAAVVKPYGTFTQVGMPIKSEVTVNALYLAFSRVNFNASLIGGIKETQEMVDYCAANNILPKIQKIKATEINDAWESVVNKEARYRYVIDASTF from the coding sequence ATGTGTGACGGTAAAGATCATGATCATAACCGAAGAAAAGTGATGAAATTCACCGGCGCTGTCGGTATGGGCGCTATGCTGGCTGGTCCAATGAATGTGTTTGCTAGTCAAGCTTCTGGCAACATTCAATCTCGCGGTTATGCGGCATTTGACGAATCAGGCAAGCTGAAACCTTGGAAATTCGAACGTCGTCCTGTGGGCGATAACGATGTACTGATTGATATCAAGTTTGCCAGTATCTGCCACTCTGATATTCACCAAGAGAAAGGCCACTGGGGTCAACAAAAATACCCACAAGTACCGGGTCACGAAATCGTGGGTGTGGTTGCTGCCGTAGGTAAAAACGTTACCAAATTCAAAGTGGGCGACCGTGCTGGCGTAGGTTGTATGGTGGGTAACCATTATCATCAACACGCCACCGATGAAGAACAATACAATCCAGATACCATCTTCACTTATGGCTATCCAGATGACCGTTCACCGACCGGTATTTCACAAGGTGGTTACTCTAACAACATCGTTGTAGAAGAAAACTTTGTGATGCATGTGCCTAAAAACATTAGCTTTGAAGAAGCTGCACCGCTGATGTGTGCGGGTATCACTACCTATTCGCCACTGATGCGGGCGGACATCAAACCTGGCATGAAAGTCGCGATTGCCGGTATTGGTGGTTTGGGGCATATGGCGATTAAATTTGCCGTATCGAAAGGTGCTGAAGTGTACGCGTTCACCACTTCACCTTCTAAAGTGAAAGATATTCTCGCCTTTGGCGCGAAAGAAGCGGTAGTAGTAGACGATCTCAGCAAGCTGGGCGCATACAATGGCCAAATGGATTACCTGTTGAGCACCATTCCATATGATTTCAATGTGGCCGCTTACGCCGCAGTGGTGAAACCTTATGGCACCTTTACTCAAGTGGGTATGCCGATCAAGTCAGAAGTGACAGTGAATGCGTTGTATCTGGCGTTCTCGCGGGTGAACTTTAACGCGTCACTGATTGGTGGCATTAAAGAAACCCAAGAGATGGTGGATTACTGCGCGGCTAATAACATTCTGCCGAAGATCCAAAAGATCAAAGCGACTGAGATTAATGATGCGTGGGAAAGCGTGGTTAATAAAGAAGCCAGATACCGCTACGTTATTGATGCATCGACCTTTTAA
- a CDS encoding phosphatase PAP2 family protein codes for MKSLRLPLNSALLCATVFFSQYAAAGSTVETSSDIGLVAVPAAAWALSQFKDDSEGQYQLYWGLGTTLLSTELLKYTIHERRPDGSDDDSFPSGHTSLTFAAATYVQQRYGWKTSIPFYAAASYVGWSRVHTDRHYTKDVLAGALIGYLNARYFTEPFHGVQVAAYSNEDAVGINLHMAF; via the coding sequence ATGAAATCTCTGCGTTTACCCCTGAACTCGGCGCTGCTTTGCGCTACTGTTTTTTTCAGCCAATATGCGGCAGCGGGCTCAACCGTTGAAACCAGCAGTGATATTGGTTTGGTGGCCGTTCCTGCCGCTGCGTGGGCATTAAGCCAATTTAAAGATGATAGCGAAGGCCAATATCAACTTTATTGGGGCTTGGGCACCACATTGCTCAGCACTGAGCTACTAAAATACACCATCCATGAACGCCGTCCTGATGGCAGTGATGATGATAGTTTTCCTTCTGGCCACACCTCACTCACCTTTGCCGCTGCCACCTACGTGCAGCAACGTTACGGTTGGAAAACCTCCATCCCGTTTTATGCTGCCGCCAGTTATGTGGGTTGGTCGCGAGTGCATACCGATCGCCACTACACCAAAGATGTGTTGGCTGGGGCGCTGATTGGCTACCTGAACGCGCGTTATTTCACTGAACCGTTCCACGGTGTGCAGGTGGCCGCGTATTCCAACGAGGATGCTGTTGGGATCAATCTCCATATGGCATTCTAA
- a CDS encoding diacylglycerol kinase, with translation MKNQSFIKKLGYAINGFIYAVKAEHNMRRHLAAAVIALAVFAWRQPSALWWALIVLCIALVWAAELINSAVEGLIDHLHPEIHPQIGHIKDMLAAMVLVFSLAAVVVGVLGLYSTL, from the coding sequence GTGAAAAACCAGTCATTTATCAAAAAGTTGGGCTACGCCATTAACGGCTTTATCTACGCAGTCAAGGCCGAGCACAATATGCGCCGCCACCTTGCTGCCGCGGTAATCGCACTGGCAGTGTTTGCTTGGCGTCAACCCAGTGCGCTGTGGTGGGCGTTGATTGTGCTGTGTATTGCGTTAGTGTGGGCAGCAGAGTTAATCAACTCTGCTGTTGAAGGCTTGATTGACCATCTCCACCCTGAGATTCATCCGCAGATTGGCCATATCAAAGATATGTTAGCCGCAATGGTGTTGGTGTTCAGTCTCGCCGCCGTGGTGGTGGGCGTATTGGGCTTGTATTCGACGCTGTAA
- a CDS encoding DUF885 domain-containing protein gives MKVSTKLSLVALALSSLVAMPSYAATASTTVATQAVAAEQSPSARTNALFDAIYMEDVMASPVRQTYMGIKQDYDKWDDFGDAADAAALARNRKHLAQLNQIDASQLDAQTQLSLTLYKQSLSDDISDYQWRYHNYPVNQMFGGHSMIASFLINQHQISNVSDAKAYISRINGVPERLAQLQQALEIRADKGIIAPKFVFAHVISDSQNIISGAPFDTGADSALLADFSKKVTALAISSDEKSALIAEAKTALVNSLAPAYKTLISYIKTLEAKADTRDGAWKFPDGEAFYNRALARTTTTDMTAAQIHALGLAEVERIHNEMRAIMKKVNFNGSLQEFFAFMRDDAQFYYPNNADGQQAYLADAERIIDNMRTRLDEEFKVKPKAPIIVKKVEAFREKSAGKAFYSQPSPDGSRPGTFYANLYDMRAMPKYQMEALVYHEGIPGHHMQIAISQELEGIPTFRKFGRYTAYTEGWGLYSESFPKEMGLYQDPYSDFGRLAMELWRACRLVVDTGIHAKKWTREQGIAFYSENTPNAKSDVIKMVERHIVMPSQATAYKVGMNKIMELKQKARKQLGDKFDVREFHSVILANGPLPLDVLEDQVNRWIDGVNKI, from the coding sequence ATGAAAGTCAGCACCAAGCTCAGCTTAGTGGCACTCGCCCTCTCATCCCTTGTCGCCATGCCGAGTTATGCGGCGACGGCATCGACAACGGTCGCGACCCAAGCGGTAGCTGCGGAACAAAGCCCGTCTGCACGCACTAACGCGCTGTTCGATGCCATCTATATGGAAGACGTAATGGCCAGCCCAGTGCGCCAAACCTACATGGGCATTAAACAAGATTACGACAAATGGGATGATTTTGGCGACGCCGCCGATGCCGCAGCATTAGCGCGCAATAGAAAGCATCTGGCGCAACTTAACCAGATTGATGCCTCGCAACTCGATGCCCAAACCCAGTTAAGCCTGACACTGTACAAGCAAAGCTTGAGCGACGACATTAGCGACTACCAGTGGCGCTATCACAACTATCCGGTCAACCAGATGTTTGGCGGCCATTCGATGATCGCATCGTTTCTGATCAACCAACATCAAATCAGCAACGTCAGCGATGCCAAAGCCTATATCAGCCGGATCAACGGCGTACCTGAGCGCTTAGCTCAGCTGCAACAGGCGCTCGAAATCCGAGCCGACAAAGGCATTATCGCGCCCAAATTTGTGTTCGCCCATGTGATTTCTGATAGCCAAAACATCATCAGCGGCGCCCCGTTCGATACTGGTGCGGATAGCGCACTGCTGGCCGACTTCAGCAAAAAAGTCACCGCACTAGCGATCAGCAGCGATGAAAAATCAGCCTTAATTGCCGAAGCCAAAACCGCGCTGGTGAATTCATTGGCTCCGGCGTATAAAACGCTGATCAGCTACATCAAAACCCTTGAAGCTAAAGCCGATACACGCGACGGCGCGTGGAAATTCCCTGACGGTGAAGCCTTCTACAACCGCGCATTGGCACGCACTACCACCACCGACATGACCGCAGCGCAGATCCATGCGCTCGGCTTGGCCGAAGTAGAACGCATCCATAACGAAATGCGCGCCATTATGAAAAAGGTGAACTTTAACGGCAGTTTGCAAGAGTTCTTCGCCTTTATGCGCGACGACGCGCAATTCTATTACCCCAACAATGCCGACGGCCAACAAGCCTATTTGGCAGATGCAGAACGCATTATCGACAACATGCGTACTCGCCTTGATGAGGAGTTTAAGGTCAAACCGAAAGCGCCGATCATCGTCAAAAAAGTGGAAGCCTTTAGAGAGAAATCCGCAGGCAAAGCCTTTTACAGCCAACCATCACCCGATGGTTCACGCCCAGGCACCTTCTACGCCAACCTGTACGACATGCGTGCCATGCCAAAATATCAGATGGAAGCTCTGGTGTATCATGAAGGGATCCCCGGCCACCACATGCAAATTGCCATCTCACAAGAGTTAGAAGGCATTCCCACTTTCCGTAAATTTGGCCGTTACACCGCCTATACCGAAGGCTGGGGGTTATACAGCGAATCCTTCCCGAAAGAGATGGGGCTTTACCAAGATCCTTACTCCGACTTTGGTCGCTTGGCGATGGAACTGTGGCGCGCCTGCCGCTTAGTCGTCGACACCGGCATTCATGCGAAAAAGTGGACGCGTGAGCAAGGTATCGCCTTCTACTCCGAAAACACACCCAATGCCAAATCTGACGTGATTAAGATGGTTGAGCGTCATATCGTGATGCCGTCACAAGCCACCGCTTACAAAGTCGGCATGAATAAAATCATGGAGTTGAAGCAAAAGGCACGTAAGCAATTGGGCGATAAGTTTGATGTACGTGAGTTCCATTCAGTGATTCTGGCCAACGGCCCATTGCCGTTGGATGTGCTTGAAGATCAAGTGAACCGCTGGATTGACGGGGTTAATAAGATCTGA
- a CDS encoding substrate-binding periplasmic protein: protein MHYPPYMQQTGATAQGLTIDIVNEIFSRMDQPVQYRFFPWARSLYLVEHQQVDGLFTIKKTDEREQTMLFPKHPLVTQDYVFFVLKGSKVEFDGDYASLANASIGVVNRTSYGNRFDTAVKENTFKRLDVATSFELTFKKLLAGRMDTVICSRLVGIDILKQLNGLERVTISGPPSETAVSYLVFSKKPENIPLVEQFDKIVAEMEQDGTMAIILKKYEHPLD from the coding sequence ATGCATTATCCCCCCTATATGCAGCAAACTGGTGCTACGGCGCAAGGGCTCACTATTGATATTGTCAACGAGATATTCTCTAGGATGGATCAACCGGTTCAATATAGGTTTTTCCCTTGGGCGAGATCTTTATATCTTGTTGAACATCAGCAAGTTGATGGCTTGTTTACCATAAAAAAGACCGACGAGCGTGAACAAACAATGCTGTTTCCCAAGCACCCCTTGGTTACTCAAGATTATGTATTTTTTGTTTTGAAAGGCTCTAAAGTCGAATTTGATGGCGATTACGCCTCGCTGGCGAACGCCAGCATAGGTGTCGTTAATAGAACCTCCTACGGCAATAGATTTGATACGGCTGTAAAAGAAAACACCTTTAAGCGCCTAGATGTAGCGACAAGTTTTGAACTGACGTTTAAAAAATTGTTGGCAGGCAGAATGGACACGGTTATCTGTAGCCGTTTGGTTGGCATCGACATACTCAAACAGCTCAATGGACTTGAACGCGTTACTATTAGTGGACCACCAAGTGAAACTGCGGTGAGTTATCTTGTATTTTCTAAAAAGCCAGAAAATATTCCGCTGGTGGAGCAGTTTGATAAAATCGTGGCTGAGATGGAGCAAGACGGCACTATGGCCATTATTTTAAAAAAATATGAGCACCCACTTGATTAA
- a CDS encoding SIR2 family protein, which yields MLDKKNIDISNLKIENVDLEQLKRRLSTGTAILFTGAGFSSGTTNVKSNTPPLAKELAKELAKLANVTETEDLMFASEVAMEYTEHEDIINLLKDNYTLKSVSDYHKKICSIPWRRFYTTNYDNSIELASLDVGKRIESVDLSSKASDYSQKENVCVHINGKIDGSTSDDLSSKIKLSDSSYLSPDSFLKSSWSYHFKNDLERASAIVFVGYSMYDLDVKKILYSNPEYREKTYFVVREGSSFQDTFILKKFGHILNVGVNGFSDIVGDINKVVDSDDFFTESLIKYEIKNYDIDIRDGDSEKLLLFGIYSSDKLQSYLRNTKNIPYVFIRKISSDIVFDIEQGENIVIQSDLGNGKSLFLEMLAYDLTMKGTPVFYVENTDGDMITDLINISKNFEKSIIIIDEYSKHLNLVEYVIKTDFSGKLQFVIAGRSTNYLEDLRNDDFNFIEYNLDILSLEEIKMLSNILDNLAAWNEFSSLNKNAKIELIEEHYKSQLSLVLLGLLNSPNIKDKIKSQTDILYKKESIKKTIFSICICEISNVEPSYGLVSEIAGNNDIYSNQLRSMPEFNMLFNYSNGRIKSKSSVLSLSLLNNTFSDIYVMNSLLDIVDFINNSGHREPEFSSIFKSLLRFHIVEKIMPQRQDAIDRYYEKIKIKCPWLMESPHYWVQYAMSRLSLSDFSRAQNYLTNAYEKARNKSSDYHTDNIDTQQARLYLNKSLETLDINESYRLFDDAHRLLLPLPEDGRKFRQVLIYQKVFEQKYQSFSKKQKVGFKHAVKAMFQKASSHNLNPRIIHHAKKMFFIEIAESQMSSILKQIDENR from the coding sequence ATGTTGGATAAGAAAAATATAGATATTTCCAATCTTAAAATAGAAAATGTTGATCTAGAACAATTAAAAAGAAGACTCTCTACTGGTACTGCGATTTTATTTACTGGCGCTGGATTTTCATCGGGAACAACTAATGTAAAGTCAAACACACCCCCTTTAGCAAAAGAGTTAGCGAAAGAGTTAGCGAAATTAGCCAATGTAACTGAAACAGAAGATTTGATGTTTGCTTCGGAAGTTGCAATGGAATATACAGAACATGAAGACATAATTAATTTATTAAAAGATAATTATACATTAAAGTCCGTCAGTGATTACCATAAAAAAATATGCAGCATTCCATGGCGGCGATTTTATACAACAAACTATGACAACTCTATTGAATTAGCATCTCTTGATGTGGGGAAAAGAATAGAATCTGTTGATCTCTCTAGTAAAGCTTCTGATTATTCGCAAAAAGAAAATGTATGTGTACATATTAATGGGAAAATTGATGGAAGTACTAGTGATGATTTATCTTCAAAAATAAAACTTTCTGATTCGTCATATCTGTCCCCTGATAGCTTTTTGAAGTCCAGTTGGAGTTATCATTTTAAAAATGATCTTGAACGAGCTAGTGCTATTGTTTTTGTTGGCTATTCGATGTATGACTTAGACGTTAAAAAAATATTGTATTCAAATCCAGAGTATCGAGAAAAGACTTACTTTGTAGTTAGAGAAGGTTCTAGCTTTCAAGATACTTTTATCTTGAAAAAATTTGGACATATATTAAACGTCGGCGTAAATGGCTTTTCAGACATTGTTGGTGATATAAATAAAGTTGTAGATTCAGATGATTTCTTTACTGAATCTTTAATTAAATACGAAATAAAAAATTATGATATAGATATCAGAGATGGTGACAGTGAAAAACTTCTACTTTTTGGAATTTATTCTTCTGACAAGTTACAAAGCTATCTAAGAAATACAAAGAATATACCTTATGTTTTTATAAGAAAAATTTCATCCGATATAGTCTTTGATATTGAACAAGGTGAAAATATTGTAATCCAGTCAGATTTAGGAAACGGCAAGTCACTTTTTCTGGAAATGCTTGCCTATGATTTAACTATGAAAGGAACGCCTGTATTTTATGTCGAAAATACAGATGGTGACATGATTACTGATCTGATAAATATTTCTAAGAATTTTGAAAAATCTATCATTATAATAGACGAATATTCAAAGCATTTAAATTTAGTTGAGTATGTTATAAAAACTGATTTTAGTGGTAAATTACAATTTGTCATTGCTGGAAGAAGTACTAATTATTTAGAAGATTTAAGGAATGATGATTTTAATTTTATCGAATATAATTTAGATATTCTGTCTTTAGAAGAGATAAAAATGCTTTCTAATATTCTTGATAATTTAGCAGCATGGAATGAGTTCTCTTCTTTAAATAAGAATGCCAAAATAGAACTGATCGAAGAACACTATAAGTCACAGTTATCCTTAGTACTTCTCGGGCTTCTTAACAGTCCTAACATCAAAGATAAAATTAAATCCCAAACTGATATTCTTTATAAAAAAGAATCTATCAAGAAAACTATATTTTCAATATGCATCTGTGAAATATCAAATGTTGAGCCAAGTTATGGCTTAGTTTCTGAAATAGCAGGTAACAATGACATCTATAGTAATCAACTAAGATCTATGCCAGAATTTAACATGCTTTTTAATTACTCAAATGGGCGAATAAAAAGTAAATCTAGTGTCTTATCACTATCGTTACTAAATAATACATTCTCCGACATTTATGTTATGAATTCTCTTTTGGATATAGTCGACTTCATAAATAATTCTGGGCATAGAGAGCCTGAATTTTCAAGTATATTCAAATCATTATTGAGATTTCACATCGTTGAAAAAATAATGCCACAAAGGCAGGATGCTATTGATCGGTACTATGAGAAAATCAAGATTAAATGTCCTTGGCTAATGGAAAGTCCTCATTACTGGGTTCAATATGCAATGAGCAGATTATCATTATCCGATTTTAGTAGAGCTCAAAATTACTTAACTAATGCTTATGAGAAAGCTAGAAACAAATCTTCAGATTACCACACAGACAACATAGACACTCAACAGGCACGATTGTATTTAAATAAATCTTTAGAAACACTAGATATAAATGAATCTTATAGACTATTTGATGACGCCCATAGATTACTATTACCATTACCAGAGGATGGTCGGAAATTCAGACAAGTTTTAATTTATCAAAAAGTATTTGAACAAAAATACCAGTCTTTTTCAAAAAAACAGAAAGTTGGATTTAAACATGCAGTTAAGGCCATGTTTCAAAAAGCGTCAAGCCATAATTTAAACCCAAGAATCATTCATCACGCAAAAAAAATGTTTTTTATTGAAATAGCCGAAAGCCAAATGTCCTCAATATTAAAACAAATAGATGAAAATAGATAA
- a CDS encoding GGDEF domain-containing protein: MKSFVWDKIYVTGYSEVDAQHQELISLLNKYSASLATNSLNSKDTESVLTDLLAYTVYHFDEEESLMENADLDPRHIKEHKKQHNQFIDEVRMMQGELLNQKFDSLKYLLDFLMHWLAYHILGLDKTMARQMEAIDNGCTPEQAYDNEVILTNDVRGPLLNALSALFSQVSERNHALMELTNQLEEKVQQRTRDLEHANLQLDNANKELELLATTDPLTGLPNRRFAMRELEQLWRANRTNETFSCMMIDADNFKTINDTEGHDAGDAVLVQLADTFKHHLRTDDIASRLGGDEFLIICPNTDQDGVLCLASNLLEKIQRLRVNVGQSQWQGSVSIGLATFTPAMASIADFIKSADLGVYKAKANGRNRIEVC, from the coding sequence ATGAAATCTTTTGTATGGGACAAAATCTATGTAACGGGATACTCAGAAGTTGACGCCCAGCATCAAGAATTAATCAGCCTCCTCAATAAGTACAGTGCATCACTCGCGACTAACTCATTAAATTCTAAAGACACTGAAAGTGTGCTTACCGACCTATTGGCTTACACGGTTTACCATTTTGATGAAGAAGAATCATTAATGGAGAACGCTGACCTCGACCCTCGACATATCAAAGAACATAAAAAGCAGCATAACCAGTTTATTGATGAAGTCAGAATGATGCAGGGCGAACTGCTAAACCAGAAATTTGATTCACTTAAATATCTGCTCGATTTTCTTATGCATTGGCTGGCGTACCATATCCTAGGTTTAGACAAAACTATGGCGCGGCAGATGGAGGCGATAGACAACGGCTGCACGCCTGAGCAGGCTTATGACAATGAGGTGATTTTAACTAATGATGTCAGAGGGCCGCTGCTCAATGCCCTGAGTGCCTTATTTAGCCAAGTGTCTGAGCGTAACCATGCCTTGATGGAGCTTACCAATCAGTTGGAAGAGAAGGTGCAACAGCGTACCCGCGACTTGGAACATGCGAACCTTCAGTTAGATAACGCCAACAAAGAGTTAGAGTTATTAGCGACGACAGATCCGTTGACGGGATTGCCAAATCGCCGCTTTGCCATGCGTGAGCTGGAGCAGTTATGGCGAGCTAATCGAACCAATGAAACGTTCAGTTGCATGATGATTGACGCCGACAATTTCAAAACCATCAATGACACAGAAGGGCATGACGCTGGCGACGCCGTTTTGGTTCAGCTTGCAGATACCTTTAAACATCATCTGAGAACTGATGATATTGCCAGCCGCCTTGGCGGCGATGAGTTTTTAATTATTTGTCCCAATACTGACCAAGATGGGGTGCTCTGCCTCGCTTCAAACTTGCTTGAAAAAATCCAGCGGTTACGGGTAAACGTGGGGCAATCGCAGTGGCAAGGGAGCGTCAGTATTGGCTTAGCAACCTTTACACCAGCGATGGCGTCGATTGCCGATTTTATTAAATCTGCAGATTTGGGGGTTTATAAAGCCAAGGCGAATGGTCGCAATCGCATAGAAGTATGCTGA